A genomic window from Salvia hispanica cultivar TCC Black 2014 chromosome 5, UniMelb_Shisp_WGS_1.0, whole genome shotgun sequence includes:
- the LOC125188192 gene encoding NAC domain-containing protein 78-like — protein MLVKGFEFNPSGEDLINGYLYPWVKQEELPWNDIPVKEIYGPSSDPWVVFYDVESRWHSRLEEKGAIKYTIYAFTLLTRVSNSKRVSRGAGTGTWQGQTGPEMIQDSKNGQIIGQSKMLAFKHPGSEANFGRWTMHEFSLSDDLIRSSGVPNAADLVVCKITKTVKKNNKKSGAQLPLAGISKLPECRTTEMFLPV, from the coding sequence ATGTTAGTTAAGGGATTTGAGTTCAATCCGAGCGGCGAAGATTTGATCAATGGATACCTTTATCCGTGGGTGAAGCAAGAGGAGCTTCCGTGGAATGACATTCCGGTGAAGGAAATCTACGGCCCATCGTCGGATCCGTGGGTGGTTTTCTATGACGTGGAGTCGCGTTGGCACTCGAGGTTGGAGGAGAAGGGCGCCATCAAGTACACAATCTACGCCTTCACGTTGCTCACGAGGGTTTCAAACTCGAAGAGGGTTTCCCGAGGGGCGGGGACCGGGACTTGGCAGGGCCAAACGGGCCCCGAGATGATCCAAGATTCCAAGAACGGCCAAATCATCGGCCAGTCCAAGATGCTGGCCTTCAAGCACCCGGGCTCGGAGGCCAATTTCGGCCGTTGGACCATGCATGAATTTTCCCTCAGCGATGATCTAATTAGGTCAAGCGGCGTACCAAACGCGGCCGATCTCGTCGTGTGCAAGATCACCAAGACCGTCAAGAAGAACAACAAGAAATCCGGTGCGCAGCTGCCGTTGGCCGGGATTAGCAAGCTTCCGGAGTGTCGGACAACGGAGATGTTTCTTCCGGTATAG